The Estrella lausannensis genomic interval TGCATATGGCCTGTAAAGAAGGGGAAAAACTAGCAGATCAACTTAAACCTTTTTTAGATGAGAATGGCGACTTTGTCCATGTGATTGGCATCACGACAGAGGATGAGTACCGCCATGTCAGGGAAAACAACGCCTTTGCCCTGCGCTTTGACTGTATCCCCATTACCAACACCTCGAAAGAAGAGACGGTACAGCTTTTGGCGGATATGGCCCTGACAAACGCCGCTCATCCTCTACTCCAAGAGGGCGTTTTGGATTTTATCGTCGATGCCGATCGGGATGCCGTTGTGCCGCAGCCGGCGACTGCCTTGAAACGTCTGAAAAAGTGTATCACCCAAGTCGAAAAGGGGCAGATGCCCGATCATGACGCGAAAATGGAAATCCTGTCGAGGAAGATCAGGGCTCTCAGATCCCGGTTGCTTGTAGCGGCAGGTTCTTTGGATGAGAGCCGTGCCAAGTTGGCAAAGCTGAAGAGGAAACTTAAAGCAAGAGAGGCTAAAGTGGCTCTGAAAAGGGGGGCCGTAGAGAGGCTCTATCGTGAAAAGGAAAAATTCATCGCTTTAAAAGATGATTTCTATCGAGCCGCACTTAAGATCGGGCCTCTTGCCGGGAACACCATAGGGTCGGCTGAAAGAGCAAACATCAATCGCCTGTCGTTGATGAGACGCTTTTTGCTGCCGGCATATTTCTCTTATCTGGAGAGGGAATCCAAGGAGCTGAAGGTACCGCTTGTGATCGACAAACAGCTGGCGTCAGAAGTTTTTGCAAGCGACAATCACTAGAAGGCCCTGATTTATACCGAAAGTGTCTCAAATTTGAGATTTAGGCTCTCTCGTTGCCAAGCCAAAATTTTGAGATACTTTCGGTATATACTGAATCGGTTAACAGGCTCTTAGAAGCTGTACTGAACTCATGCTGATTGGAGTTTTAGAACAGGCTCTTGAGCCAGCGGGCCCCCTCTTTGAATGAATCCGGGGATGTGCCGTGGCCTTTGTGTCCTATGGATGGAGTTACCGTCATCTCGACGGGAGGTGTGCGGATGCCTTTGCTAAAGCACTCTTCAACGAGGGCTTCCATAAATTCAAAAGAAGCTCTCGTTCCAACTCTTGTGTCCCTGTTGCCAATCAGAATCTTGATGGTTTTGCCCGCAAGCTTCGGGATGAAGTTCGTGAGTGACTGGGCCTGCATCAGCGCGCTAGGGAAGCGCTCTTGAAACTCTGCTAATTGTGGAAAACCGGTCAGGGGCGCAAAGGCGAGCGTCGCTCCGATCTCGCTAAGTTCTGCGGCGACTCGAAGAGCGATATAACCTCCCCTGGAAAGTCCCATCAAAGCGGTTTTATTTAAATTCAAGACTCCTTCTCTTTCGAGATACTCTAAGTCGCGTATAACCGCTTGTACATAATTGTCGAGGAAATGAGGGTTTTGAAGCAGGCTTTCTGCCCATTTATGCATTGCGTCCTGCGGGTTATCCCCTCGTAAGTGATGGGGCAATGTAAAAGAGAGGCAGCGCACTTTGTTCTCGGCAAGTTCGAGCACCGGCTGGTTGAACGGATCGAGAGTTAAACTGCTTTCTGCGGACAGAGCGAAATAGACAACGACAGGAACACTTTTGTCTGCTGCATCAGATGACAGCTCCAAGATCTCAAGGTTGCTAAGAGATGGCCTCTTTTTCAGGAACGGTAGACTCTTCATCGGTTGCCTGCCTTCTTTTGGGGGGAGGGTGGTGGGCGCCTCTTGCGGGTCTTGTTTTCTGCTGATGGAACTTCTTCCACGACTCATAGGTTTCAGTGAGGGTGGGATTGAATACAGCCCTTAGTTTAAAGAAGGTGAGCGCCAGCGGGAACTCTTTGTGGGAGGTGAATTTGGGTTTCGCATGCCTTTTTCCCGTTAACGGGGTGAACCGGTACTGCGTCGAGAGGATATAGGAGGCAAGGTGTGTCAGCCTTCTGGGGAAGTGGGAAAACGAGTGGGTAATCAGGTTTTTGATCACGTCTGTTGAAGCGAAGATAATCTGGCCGAGATGGGGCTTGGTGCCTTTGGCGATATACTCGTTTTCAATTTCCTGTTCGAGCGCCGGGTACAGCAGGCAGCTGACCAAAATGGAGCGGTCAAGAGGGGCTTTTGGATGTTTCCGATGCACCTGATCGATGATTCTCAGGTAATGATAAACCTCGTCTCCCTTTTTTGTTTTGAGGAAACGGTAAAGGTCGGGAAAGATCAGCTCCAGAATGCCAAAGGCGGAGAGAAGCTTGAAGAACTCGAAGGAGAAACCTGACTCCATCATTTTCAGCACTTCTTCGAGCAACCTGGAAGGGGAGCTTTTGACAATCTCTGTCTTACACGCCTGCAGGGCATCTGCGCAATCCTTGGACATCTTAAAACCGAGCCGCGCGATAAATTTCAGGATGCGAATCATGCGGACAGGATCTTGGCGGAAGCGGTTTAAGGGGTCGCCAATGGAGCGTAATATGCCTTTGCGTGTGTCTTCCCATCCTCCCACATAATCGATCACGATGTGGCTGGAAGGATCGTAGAACAGGCCGTTGATCGTAAAATCGCGGCGCATGACGTCTTCTTCTTCGGTTCCCCAGCGGTTGTCGTGGGTGATGAGATCCTGGCTGTCGGTATCTCCTGATCTGAAAGTGGCTACTTCAATTACCTTATGCCCAAAGCGGATGTGCGCCAGGCGGAAACGTCTGCCGATCAGAAGGCAGCGTCTTTGAAACAGCGCTTTGATCTCCTCGGGCTTGGCGGAAGTGGAGATGTCGAAGTCTTTTGGGGTTTTTTTTGTGAGCAGATCGCGTACGCTGCCCCCGACCAAGTAGGCCTTATGTCCGGCGTTTCTCAACGTCTCGATCACATAAAGAGCGTCTTCGTCGATGAGCCGGGAGTCGATGTCATGGTCTGAAGCAAGGTATGTCTTTGGCAGCACGGAACTAATGTAAATTATTGATGTTCAAAGTTGATATTTTTATTCACTATCAGAATAGAGTCTCTTGCTTTTGGTGTCAAGGAAAGGGGTTTTGCTTTTATACCGAAAGCCTATCAAAATTTGGCATGGGGGCTTTGAGAAATCCTCGGGATTGAAAGATCTTAAGTCACCTCATATTGCTAATATTGGGTGACTTGTGATCTTTCTATTGCGAGGATTTCTCTTTGCCAAAAACCAAATTTTGAGACACTTTCGGTATAGCGGCTTCTCAAGTTTTGCCCCATCGCCTGACGGTTTTATCCTTTTGAGCCGATGCCGACATGAGCTCTAAATAGGTTTTTTTTGTTGAAAACCCCAGATTGTCTGTGGCTTATGATTTGGTGGAGGGCTTTGAAGATTTCAAGAACAGTCTCTCAATTCAATAAATTGAATCGGGAGTATGTTTTTATCACTTTTTCTTGATCTTGGACGAGGGTTCATTTACCTTATAGGTGTCTCTGATCCAATTTCAGTCGGTTTTTTGGATTTTTTTACCTTTTTTACTTCGGAACAATTCGGAGATTGTCTCATAAATCGGCAGTAGTGATCGTTCAGCGAGAAGGGGAATCATGCTTTTGGAAGCGGGAAAGAAAATATTTGGAACGGATGGCGTTCGCGGAAGGGCAAACCATTTCCCTATGACAGTCGAAATAGCGCTCGCTCTGGGAAGGGCGGCAGGCTATGTTTTCAGAAAAAAGGCTAAAAAAAGCCGCGTCGTCATCGGAAAAGATACCCGCCTCTCTTGCTACATGTTTGAAAACGCCCTGATTTCAGGTCTCTGCTCGATGGGAGTGGATACCTTGATGGTAGGCCCCTTGCCAACTCCGGGGGTGGCCTTTATTACCCGAGCCTATCGTGCCGACGCCGGCGTTGTTATCTCAGCCTCGCACAACTCTTTCCAAGATAACGGAATCAAATTTTTCAATGGGGACGGTTTTAAGCTTCCCGACGAGATGGAGGAGGAAATCGAAAAGTTGATCAGGGATGATAAATTTGACGACTTCATCCCTCTGGAAAACGAGATTGGTAAAAACTTTAAGGTTAATGACGCCGACGGCCGTTACATAGAATTTGCTAAAGGAACATTCCCAAGAAAGCAGAACTTAAATGGGTTGAAAGTGGCTCTCGACTGTGCCAATGGTGCGGCACACAGAGTAGCCCCCCTGATTTTCAAAGAACTGGATGCAGAGCTCTACAGCTATAGCATCAACCCTAACGGACTTAATATCAACGAATCGTGCGGTTCCCTGCATCCTGCGCTAATCCAGGAGGCCGTCAAGAGGCACCAGGCTCACATCGGCATTGCCCTTGATGGCGATGCCGACAGAGTCATTTTGGTTGACGAGAAGGGGGCAGTAGTTGACGGTGACACTATTTTGGCGATCTGCGCCAGGGATTTGAAAGAGAGCGGTAACTTGCATGGCAACACTGTTGTGTCGACAGTTATGGCCAATCTTGGAATGATCAAAGCTCTTGAGTCGATAGGCGTAAGGGTAGCCCAGGCGCAGGTAGGCGATCGTCACGTCATCCAGGAGATGGTCAGGCTCGGGTCGAATTTGGGCGGAGAGCAGAGCGGACATATGATTTTTGCCGACTACAACACGACAGGCGATGGCCTGGTATCGGCCCTGCAGGTTCTAAGAATTATGATCGAGAAGGGCAAGCCGCTCAGCGAGCTGGCTTCTTTCGTTGAGAGGTATCCGCAAGTGTGCGTCAACGTCAAAGTGAAGGCAAAACCCGACCTGAAAACGCTTTCGCATGTCCAGGACATGATCGAGCAGGGGAAGCAGAAGTTGAAAGACCGGGGAAGAGTGTTGGTGAGGTATTCTGGAACGGAGAAAATCTGCCGTGTCATGGTAGAGGGGCAAGAGGAGACGACTGTCAGAGAAATTGCGGACATGATCGCAGATTCAGTGGCAAAATCGATTGGAGATAAGTGACGGGAGGAGTCATGTGCGGGATTTTTGGATATATCGGGAAGAAAGACCCTGTCAAAACGGCGATTGACGGGCTGAAGCGCCTGGAGTACAGGGGTTACGACTCTGCCGGTATCGCCGGAGTAAAAGATGGGAAGATCCTTTTTTGCAAGGAGGTTGGCAAGGTCGCTCAGCTGGAGAAAGAGGTTGAAAAACAGCAATTTTCTTTAGATATCGCCATTGCTCACACCCGCTGGGCGACCCATGGAGAGCCAACGGTTCCCAATGCACATCCACACGTCGATATGATGGGTTCCTTGGCCGTTGTTCACAATGGTATCATAGAAAATTATTCCGAGATCAAAGAGGCTCTTTCCGCTGAAGGGGTGCGATTCAGTTCAGAGACTGACACCGAAGTTGTTGCTCACCTCATCGCGAAAAACTACAAAGGGGATATTATCGCAGCCGTGCAAGAGTCGGTCAAGAGGCTTAAGGGAGCCTACGCCCTCGCCATTGTCCACCGCGATTTTCCCGACAGAATCATTGCTGTTGCCCATGAGTCGCCCATGGTGATTGGAGTGGGTGGCCAGGAAGCTTTTGTCTCCTCGGACCCGAATGCATTTGCCGCCTTCACCAAGAAAGTAGTCTTTCTCTCCAAGTCGGAGATCGCTGTTGTGGAAAGGGAAAAGCTCGCCGTCTATAACGTTGAACTGCAAAAAATTTCCAAGGAAGAGACCGAACTTGAGATCTCGGCGACAGATATTTCCAAAGGCCATTTTGAACACTACACCTTGAAGGAAATTTTTGAGCAGCCTGTCACAGTTGCCAACGCCATGAGCGGCCGGTTCAGCACCGACCTGGGCACAGCCCTTTTGAACGGCATTGAAGATCATCTCCCGAACCTCGGATCGACGTCACGCATTCTCATTTTAGCGTGCGGCACATCGTGGCACGCAGGCTATGTAGCAAGCTACTTTTTCGAGGAGATGGCCCAGATCCCGGTCGAAGTGGAAATCTCGTCGGAGTTCCGCTATAAGAATCCGATCGTTGCGCCCAACACGTTAGTTGTTGCTATCAGTCAATCAGGAGAGACAGCCGACACCATCGCCGCTGTCAGGGAACTTAAAGCCAAGGGAGCGCGCCTGCTTTCAATCTGCAACGTTCAGGGTTCGACGCTCGCAAGAGAGTCGGATCACACCCTGTTTTTAAATGCCGGGCCTGAAGTGGGAGTCTGCTCGACGAAGGCTTTCACCAGCCAGATTGTTGTCTTGTTCCTCCTCTCTCTCTTCCTGGCCAGAAGAAGGCATATGAGCCGCGACGAGGGGAAAAGAGTGCTTGCAGCCCTCACGTCCTTGCCTGACGCTATCAAATCGATTTTGAATAAGAGCGGGGAGATCGAGAGGCTCGCCAAGAAATACGCCAAGTTCGAGAACTTCTTCTTTCTGGGGCGGCAGTACATGTATCCGACCGCTCTTGAAGGGGCGCTGAAACTAAAGGAAATCTCCTATATCAATGCCAATGGCTATCCCGCCGGAGAGATGAAGCATGGTCCCATAGCCCTTATCAGTCCGGATTGCCCGACCGTTGCGCTTCTCGGCAATAAAAAGACCTTTGACAAGATGCTCAGCAACCTGATGGAGGTTCGGGCACGAAAAGGCGAAGTGATTGCCATTACCGAGGAGGGATTCGTCAAGGAGATATCAAAAATTACGCAGGATTTCATCGAGGTTCCTCAAACGATCGATGAGCTCTCGCCCGTTTTGTCCACGGTTGTCACGCAGCTTTTCGCCTACTTTGTGGCTAAAGAGCGCGGCTGTGATATTGATAAGCCCAGAAATCTCGCCAAATCAGTTACGGTCGAATAATTTTTTTTTGTGACGGGGCATGGTCGCATATACCGAAGGTGCCCCAATGTCAAATTTTGAAATACTGTAGGCATATTTTTATCTGAATATGCCCAATCGCCATAAATGCTGGAATCTTTAATTTCCAGCCTCTATCCTTTTCGTGCGGATAACCCATTACTTGTATTGACATGTATCAAAAAGAACATTTTGGACGACTGATTAAAGGAGCTCTCCTCATTGCCGGCACATCGATCGGAGGAGGGATGCTCGCCCTTCCGGTAGAGATGGCGCTCGGAGGCTTTGTCCCTTCCATTTTCATCTACTTTCTTACCTGGTGGCTGATGGCCTCAACAGGGCTGCTGCTGCTGGAAGTGTCTATCTGGTTTAAAGGCGAAGCTAACTTAGTGACGATGGCGGAAAAGACCCTAGGAACGTTTGGCAAGGTCGCTGCCTGGGCGCTCTATCTGTTTCTTTTTTACATGTTGACACTGGCTTATGTAACCGGATGCGGTGGGCTTTTGCGCTCGGCATTTCCGGAACTTGTGTCTGAGGCAATGGCGCCGTTTGCGTTTGTGTTCTTTTTCGGTCCGTTTGTCTTTGCAGGAGCGCGTCTTGTCAGCCGTCTGAACCTTTTCATGATGGCCGGTCTGTTCTTTTTCTACTTTCTGTTTGTCTGGCTGGGGGCATCGCAGATTCAGCCCGCACTGCTCACCCGCATGGACTGGCGTCTTTCGCTGATAGGTCTGCCTGTCGCTTTTACAGCTTTTGCCTATCAAGGGATTGTCCCCACGATCGCCCACTACTTCAAATACGAACCACGCCCTGCGCGGTTCGCAATTTTGATCGGCAGCGGGCTGCCATTTTTTGCTTATGTAGTATGGCAGGCGCTGATTATGGGAATTATCCCGGTGGACGGTGCCGGCGGACTGCATGAGGCGATGCTTAAAGGGCAGAACGCTGTAGTTCCCCTCAAGAATTTCTTGCATGATGGCAGAATCTATGTCGTCGGCCAGTTTTTCTCTTTTTTCGCCCTGATCACCTCATTTTTTGGCGTGGCTATCGGTCTTCAGGATTTTCTGGCGGACGGTCTGAAAGTGAAAAAGACAGCCAAAGGCCGATTTTTCCTTTGCCTCGCAATCTTCATCCCGCCTCTTTTAGTAACCCTGTACGATCCTAATATGTTCCTGATCGCCTTGAGTTTAGCGGGAGGAGTTGGCTGCGCCTTGCTTCTCGGCCTGCTACCGGTCCTGATGGTTTTTTCGGGGCGTTATCGTCTGGGTATCAAGGGGCCTTACCAGTTTTTTGGGGGCAAGCCCCTATTGATTGCTCTTGCCGTCTTTGTGGTTGTCGAGCTCCTCCTTCAGATAGTGGCTCAGCTGGGGCTGACCAATTGGATGTCTCCGGCTTGATCGGCCAGCTTGGGCGAGTGAGTATCCTCTTGGGAGATTTTTGCAGTCCAAGCTAACCCTTTGAGTGGGGCCGCGCCTCTCCTTATGGTGTTTTCCTGTGTACACTCAATTATTGATTTTGAATGTAAACTAAATTTAAAACCTTTAACTGTGATTAATATTTATAAATAAATAGACGGGTACAATAAATGAAAAAGACACAAAAGGAGTTGTATGTCTGTTCATTTGACCGTGGTAAAACCCTCTGCCCACCTTCCTAGTACGAATCAACACTCATCGTCTGTAAAGCCCAAAAAATCAGCGCACGCCCTCCATCGAAACATCAGCACGCACGCTCTTGAAAAAGCTGCTGCCCAAGAGATCAATGCATACCGTCAAAGCAAAGGCTTGAAGCCCCTAATCTTTTCTCATGTCCTTTATACACAGGCTTCTATTCATTCCAAAAACATGGCGTCAGGAACGGTTGCTTTCAGCCATGACGGTTTTAAGCAGCGCTTTAAAGCGGTTAAATCGCAGGAAAAGGTCAAAAGTTTTGCGGAGAATGTCGCGTTCAATCAAAACGCCAAGTCACCCAGTCGCACCGCCGTTCAAGGGTGGATCAAAAGTGCCGGACACCATCAGAACATTGTCGGAGACTACAATCGTACGGCGATTGCTGTTGCTGCAGGCCCGCACGGACAGTACTACTTCACCCAGCTCTTTGCCAAAGTCTAGGGCCTTCGCCAAACTTCACTAGTTTTTTTGTAAGGGGGGAGAAGTCGGATGAGAATTGAAACGAATATCGAGATGCTTTCAGATCCTCAATTTTTAAGTTTTTCGTCATAATGGGGTATAAAAAAAAGGCCTATCTTGCGGATAGGCCTCTTGTTTCTACTGCAGACTACTTATATTATAACCTATTACCAGCCGAAACGAAAATAGACGCCTGAGCGTCTTTCGGGGTAGTAGTAATAATAAGGGTCTGAGTAGTAGTAATAGTAATCGTTAGGGTAGTAATAAGTCCTACGATAATAATAGGTTGGGGTGCTGTGGAAATAGTATCTAGAACCCCAATTGTCATAATGACGGTAATTGCGGCCGCTATGATGTCCATGCCGTCCGCCATGATGTCCTCTGTCAGCAATTAACTCCTGGCTGGTGCTCGCTGGTTCTGTCGAGTTTAGGGAAGGAACGAAAGAAATTACAGACAGTAAAGCGATGCCGAGGGTAAACCACTTCCATGGATACATAAATCCTCCCTTTCTTTACTAAGAAAGAAAAAGGGCAAGAGAATGAGGTGTCTTAAGTCCATTAGGACCCAGTTATCTGTCTTGCTTCGCGAGAGAGAAAGGAAACCTTAAGTCCACCTTCCTTTCACGCGAAGCAAAACTAAACTAAAGAAGACCAGTAATCTTCTCCCATTTAACAAGGCGGGCTTTGATTACCTTCTACATTCTCTTACCCAAAAGTACTTTCGTACTTCTTATGGTGGGAAGGCTAATAAGAGCTCTCCCACACATCTTCATTATATAATTACTGAACCGGTATGTCAATTAAAATTTGAATTAATTTTTTGTTAAGATCGATTCTCCCTCTGTTAGGAGAGCTTTTTAACGTGCTGCGTGTGCTTGGCGGAAGTCAGAGTGTGCTTGGCCAAATGATGGGGAGTATGCTTCTTGATATGTTTTGAGCCATGTTTGCTGAAGGTATGCTTTTTCGGGGCCGGGTGCTCGGCCGCTGGGGCCTGCTTGCCTTTTTGATCAATTGAGAGAGAGCTTTGGTGCATGGCATGGGGCTTGGCTGCAAGAGACGCTGGAGATATCAGCGGCAGTGCCAGCAAAAATGCCACAATAGTTATGCGGTAAATAATCATAAAAACCTCTGTTTGTATCAGGTTTTACAGGTTCGACTACCTACATTATAAACTATTTTTTTAAAAATAAACGACTCTCTTATTGTCCAAGGAGCGCCTCAGCGAAAGATTCAGGATCGAAGGGTTTGAGATCGTCCATGCCCTCGCCAACACCGATAAATTTGACCGGTACGCCGATTTCCTGACGGGCAGCGAGAACGATGCCGCCCTTCGCGGAGCCGTCCAGTTTAGTCAGGACGATCCCGGTGAGGGGGGTGAATTGATGGAAGACACGTGCTTGATCGATCCCGTTCTGGCCTAGATTTGCATCGATGACAAGCAGTGTTTCATGGGGCGCTTCGGCTGCATTTTTCCCCAGGATGCGCTTAATTTTTTCAAGCTCTTGCATCAGGTGAGTTTTATTCTGCAGGCGGCCGGCGGTGTCGATGATCAGATATTGACACCCCCTGGATTTGGCGGCCTGGTAGGCATCGAAGGCGACTGCTGCCGGATCGCTGCCCGGCTTCCCTTTGACGATGCTCACACCCGTCCTCTCTGCCCAGATGTCAAGCTGTTCTTGTGCCGCTGCCCTGAAGGTGTCGCACGCCCCCAGCATGACCGTCTTGCCCTGGGATTTTAAGTAGTGGCTTAGCTTTGCAATGGTCGTTGTTTTACCGCTGCCGTTGATTCCGACAACCAAAATTACCGTAGGGAGTGTGGGATCGGCAGACTCTTTGAATGAGGAGGAAGAGGCGCCGAGCAGCGCGGTGACAGCCTTCTTGATCAAGTTGAGGTAATCGTCCGGCGTTGCCTGGGGATTGCGGATGTGCTCCTTGCGCACCAATTCGGTCAAAGAGCCGGCTAGGGAGGGACCTATATCGGCTTCGTAGAGCACCTTTTCGATCTCGTCTAGTGTCTCTTCGCTGATCGGCTTGCCAAAGAGCTCTCTAAGTTTCAGACCAAGAAATGCTTGGCCCCGGGATAGGACTTCTTTGACCTTTTCATAACCGGCTTTCAGAAAATTTAGTACCATGCTTTCCCCAGTTTAGGCTATTTTGCAAAAAAGGCAGGATCGCATTGATTCCAGAGTAAAAATGCGGGTCCCTATACTAGTAGCCAACGAGACGGAATCGGATGGGTTGGATACTAGATGAACCTCCTAGCATATCAACTTTTTAAAAAAAGCCCAAGCATGAAGGAGGGGGCCCCGGGAGTTTGAGACACTTTCGTCATAAACCGGTTTTGCCGCTAAAAAGAGCTGTTTTATCATTCAGCCTTCTTCAACTTCAGTAAAAGGAAATTGCCGATGAATTTACATGAGTTTCAGGCTAAAGAGGTGCTTAAACGTTTTGGAATTCACTCTCCCGCTTGCCATATTGTCAAATCGGAGGCGGAGGCGGAGGCATTTTTAAAAAAATCGGGCTGGCAAAAAGCTGTCGTTAAAGCCCAGGTACATGCTGGAGGGCGCGGTAAGGCAGGAGGGGTTCTGCTCGCTAAAACACCCGAAGAGATCCTACAGTTCGTTAAAAACATGCTTTCAAAAAAGCTTGTCACTAAGCAAACCGGTTCCCAAGGTGTTCCGGTGGAGCTGGTGATGCTCTCGGAACTGATCGATATTGAAGAGGAATATTACGCGAGCGTGATCATTGACAGAAAACGAGCGGGGCTCAGCTTGATCATCTCCCGGGAAGGTGGGGTGGAGATTGAAGAGGTTGCAGAGAAAGATCCGGGG includes:
- a CDS encoding AAA family ATPase produces the protein MDAIAEILKMKRHALLVGPSRVGKSLTAKAFAQAIERGDYPFLSGKTVFRINTADLVGHQASFLGGGNTILNKISDAMGRFRGDIILVLDEVHMACKEGEKLADQLKPFLDENGDFVHVIGITTEDEYRHVRENNAFALRFDCIPITNTSKEETVQLLADMALTNAAHPLLQEGVLDFIVDADRDAVVPQPATALKRLKKCITQVEKGQMPDHDAKMEILSRKIRALRSRLLVAAGSLDESRAKLAKLKRKLKAREAKVALKRGAVERLYREKEKFIALKDDFYRAALKIGPLAGNTIGSAERANINRLSLMRRFLLPAYFSYLERESKELKVPLVIDKQLASEVFASDNH
- a CDS encoding alpha/beta fold hydrolase, whose amino-acid sequence is MKSLPFLKKRPSLSNLEILELSSDAADKSVPVVVYFALSAESSLTLDPFNQPVLELAENKVRCLSFTLPHHLRGDNPQDAMHKWAESLLQNPHFLDNYVQAVIRDLEYLEREGVLNLNKTALMGLSRGGYIALRVAAELSEIGATLAFAPLTGFPQLAEFQERFPSALMQAQSLTNFIPKLAGKTIKILIGNRDTRVGTRASFEFMEALVEECFSKGIRTPPVEMTVTPSIGHKGHGTSPDSFKEGARWLKSLF
- the pcnB gene encoding polynucleotide adenylyltransferase PcnB; its protein translation is MLPKTYLASDHDIDSRLIDEDALYVIETLRNAGHKAYLVGGSVRDLLTKKTPKDFDISTSAKPEEIKALFQRRCLLIGRRFRLAHIRFGHKVIEVATFRSGDTDSQDLITHDNRWGTEEEDVMRRDFTINGLFYDPSSHIVIDYVGGWEDTRKGILRSIGDPLNRFRQDPVRMIRILKFIARLGFKMSKDCADALQACKTEIVKSSPSRLLEEVLKMMESGFSFEFFKLLSAFGILELIFPDLYRFLKTKKGDEVYHYLRIIDQVHRKHPKAPLDRSILVSCLLYPALEQEIENEYIAKGTKPHLGQIIFASTDVIKNLITHSFSHFPRRLTHLASYILSTQYRFTPLTGKRHAKPKFTSHKEFPLALTFFKLRAVFNPTLTETYESWKKFHQQKTRPARGAHHPPPKRRQATDEESTVPEKEAIS
- the glmM gene encoding phosphoglucosamine mutase, which gives rise to MLLEAGKKIFGTDGVRGRANHFPMTVEIALALGRAAGYVFRKKAKKSRVVIGKDTRLSCYMFENALISGLCSMGVDTLMVGPLPTPGVAFITRAYRADAGVVISASHNSFQDNGIKFFNGDGFKLPDEMEEEIEKLIRDDKFDDFIPLENEIGKNFKVNDADGRYIEFAKGTFPRKQNLNGLKVALDCANGAAHRVAPLIFKELDAELYSYSINPNGLNINESCGSLHPALIQEAVKRHQAHIGIALDGDADRVILVDEKGAVVDGDTILAICARDLKESGNLHGNTVVSTVMANLGMIKALESIGVRVAQAQVGDRHVIQEMVRLGSNLGGEQSGHMIFADYNTTGDGLVSALQVLRIMIEKGKPLSELASFVERYPQVCVNVKVKAKPDLKTLSHVQDMIEQGKQKLKDRGRVLVRYSGTEKICRVMVEGQEETTVREIADMIADSVAKSIGDK
- the glmS gene encoding glutamine--fructose-6-phosphate transaminase (isomerizing), coding for MCGIFGYIGKKDPVKTAIDGLKRLEYRGYDSAGIAGVKDGKILFCKEVGKVAQLEKEVEKQQFSLDIAIAHTRWATHGEPTVPNAHPHVDMMGSLAVVHNGIIENYSEIKEALSAEGVRFSSETDTEVVAHLIAKNYKGDIIAAVQESVKRLKGAYALAIVHRDFPDRIIAVAHESPMVIGVGGQEAFVSSDPNAFAAFTKKVVFLSKSEIAVVEREKLAVYNVELQKISKEETELEISATDISKGHFEHYTLKEIFEQPVTVANAMSGRFSTDLGTALLNGIEDHLPNLGSTSRILILACGTSWHAGYVASYFFEEMAQIPVEVEISSEFRYKNPIVAPNTLVVAISQSGETADTIAAVRELKAKGARLLSICNVQGSTLARESDHTLFLNAGPEVGVCSTKAFTSQIVVLFLLSLFLARRRHMSRDEGKRVLAALTSLPDAIKSILNKSGEIERLAKKYAKFENFFFLGRQYMYPTALEGALKLKEISYINANGYPAGEMKHGPIALISPDCPTVALLGNKKTFDKMLSNLMEVRARKGEVIAITEEGFVKEISKITQDFIEVPQTIDELSPVLSTVVTQLFAYFVAKERGCDIDKPRNLAKSVTVE
- a CDS encoding amino acid permease; the encoded protein is MYQKEHFGRLIKGALLIAGTSIGGGMLALPVEMALGGFVPSIFIYFLTWWLMASTGLLLLEVSIWFKGEANLVTMAEKTLGTFGKVAAWALYLFLFYMLTLAYVTGCGGLLRSAFPELVSEAMAPFAFVFFFGPFVFAGARLVSRLNLFMMAGLFFFYFLFVWLGASQIQPALLTRMDWRLSLIGLPVAFTAFAYQGIVPTIAHYFKYEPRPARFAILIGSGLPFFAYVVWQALIMGIIPVDGAGGLHEAMLKGQNAVVPLKNFLHDGRIYVVGQFFSFFALITSFFGVAIGLQDFLADGLKVKKTAKGRFFLCLAIFIPPLLVTLYDPNMFLIALSLAGGVGCALLLGLLPVLMVFSGRYRLGIKGPYQFFGGKPLLIALAVFVVVELLLQIVAQLGLTNWMSPA
- a CDS encoding CAP domain-containing protein; amino-acid sequence: MSVHLTVVKPSAHLPSTNQHSSSVKPKKSAHALHRNISTHALEKAAAQEINAYRQSKGLKPLIFSHVLYTQASIHSKNMASGTVAFSHDGFKQRFKAVKSQEKVKSFAENVAFNQNAKSPSRTAVQGWIKSAGHHQNIVGDYNRTAIAVAAGPHGQYYFTQLFAKV
- the ftsY gene encoding signal recognition particle-docking protein FtsY, yielding MVLNFLKAGYEKVKEVLSRGQAFLGLKLRELFGKPISEETLDEIEKVLYEADIGPSLAGSLTELVRKEHIRNPQATPDDYLNLIKKAVTALLGASSSSFKESADPTLPTVILVVGINGSGKTTTIAKLSHYLKSQGKTVMLGACDTFRAAAQEQLDIWAERTGVSIVKGKPGSDPAAVAFDAYQAAKSRGCQYLIIDTAGRLQNKTHLMQELEKIKRILGKNAAEAPHETLLVIDANLGQNGIDQARVFHQFTPLTGIVLTKLDGSAKGGIVLAARQEIGVPVKFIGVGEGMDDLKPFDPESFAEALLGQ